Proteins co-encoded in one Dehalogenimonas sp. WBC-2 genomic window:
- a CDS encoding integral membrane protein, whose translation MNLNKGIAALARNSARRPWVTIGIWGASLVVSIGLMVTLLGSALVNEVTISNNTESLQADTLITERLAGPQTDTQAESTNDEMIIIRSATLTVDDPAYRIGVEKLFTDLTALGDGVIKGGVNYYLTGDESLVSADRHSMLIPLIMPEDGADYVNQVYTVGDAFAAASGLEIFYTGTASFNADTMKLAEDTMSKGETIGILVALVVLAIVFGAIVAALLPIALGIVAIVAALGLTALVGQAMDLVFFVTNMITMMGLAVGIDYSLFVVSRYREERRKGFDKIDAIAITGATANRSIFFSGITVVLALIGLLFFPLSIFKSMGIGSILVVVTAIVASMTLLPAIISLLGDRLNAVRMPFSQKADQKDISTTATGFWSGIVKIVTHKPVISMVLVAGVLIMALTPYFDKNTGMSGISGLPDNLRAKAGYMVLQQEFHMGVDAPAIIVIDGDIKSTATQSAIDSLVAAINADSTYSGTNLQTYPDKNLAIIYAAIAGDPQSKISMDSVAALRTELIPQSFNQAPVRVLVTGATAGTLDFNETTDNYTPFIFAFVLSLSFIILMVAFRSVVIPATAILMNLLSVGAAYGLLVLVFQKGIGADLLGFMQVDVIESWLPLMLFSLLFGLSMDYQVFLLSRIRERYLQTGNTAESIAFGLSSTGKLITGAALIMVAVFGGFALGDMVMFQQMGFGLAIAVFVDATLVRSVLVPATMSLLGDRNWYLPKWLNWLPNLSIGEETTAEYAPTEHYHAPKRNHGIGGLVPSPVPIPVNVEETIDYRS comes from the coding sequence ATGAACCTAAACAAGGGCATTGCGGCCCTGGCCCGAAACTCAGCTCGCCGACCTTGGGTAACCATCGGCATATGGGGAGCCTCTTTGGTGGTATCCATCGGTCTTATGGTTACTTTATTGGGTAGCGCGCTGGTCAATGAAGTAACCATTTCCAATAATACAGAATCACTTCAAGCCGATACTCTAATCACAGAGCGTCTCGCCGGACCGCAGACCGACACTCAAGCAGAATCGACTAACGATGAAATGATCATCATTCGCTCTGCTACCCTTACCGTAGATGATCCAGCATACCGCATCGGTGTCGAAAAGCTTTTCACCGACCTCACTGCACTGGGCGACGGGGTTATCAAGGGTGGCGTCAACTACTATCTCACCGGCGATGAGTCTCTGGTATCCGCTGATCGCCACAGTATGCTCATCCCTCTGATCATGCCTGAAGACGGTGCCGACTACGTCAACCAGGTCTACACTGTTGGCGACGCTTTCGCGGCAGCCAGCGGCTTAGAGATCTTCTATACCGGAACAGCTTCCTTCAATGCCGATACAATGAAATTGGCCGAAGACACAATGTCCAAAGGTGAAACTATCGGGATTCTGGTCGCTCTAGTCGTGCTGGCAATCGTATTTGGTGCCATTGTTGCCGCACTTCTACCTATTGCACTGGGTATCGTGGCAATAGTTGCCGCTCTGGGCCTTACAGCTCTGGTTGGGCAGGCAATGGACCTGGTTTTCTTTGTCACTAACATGATAACGATGATGGGTCTGGCAGTTGGTATCGATTATTCACTCTTCGTTGTCTCCCGCTATCGTGAAGAACGCCGAAAGGGCTTTGACAAGATTGATGCTATTGCTATTACGGGTGCCACCGCCAATCGATCAATCTTTTTCTCCGGCATAACCGTTGTTTTAGCACTCATCGGTCTCTTATTTTTTCCGTTATCAATCTTCAAATCAATGGGAATCGGTTCAATCTTGGTGGTAGTTACTGCTATTGTCGCCTCAATGACACTGTTGCCAGCCATTATCAGCCTCCTTGGCGATAGGCTCAATGCGGTCCGTATGCCTTTCAGCCAGAAAGCTGATCAAAAAGATATATCAACTACAGCCACCGGCTTTTGGTCCGGAATAGTAAAAATTGTCACTCACAAACCTGTTATCAGTATGGTACTGGTGGCGGGTGTCCTGATCATGGCTTTGACCCCCTACTTTGATAAGAACACAGGTATGTCAGGCATCTCCGGCCTTCCTGATAACCTCCGCGCCAAAGCCGGATATATGGTTCTCCAACAAGAGTTCCACATGGGAGTTGATGCTCCCGCTATCATTGTTATTGATGGTGATATCAAATCAACAGCCACTCAGTCGGCCATTGACAGCCTCGTCGCCGCTATCAATGCGGATTCCACCTATAGTGGTACCAACCTTCAAACTTACCCAGACAAGAACCTGGCGATAATCTACGCCGCTATCGCCGGTGATCCCCAAAGCAAGATTTCAATGGATTCCGTGGCTGCTCTGCGCACGGAGCTGATTCCTCAATCATTCAACCAGGCACCTGTTCGTGTTCTAGTCACTGGCGCTACAGCAGGTACCCTGGATTTCAATGAAACGACAGATAACTACACTCCTTTCATTTTCGCTTTCGTCCTGTCATTGTCATTCATCATCCTTATGGTAGCTTTCCGGTCGGTAGTCATCCCTGCGACCGCTATTCTGATGAACCTCCTTTCCGTCGGAGCTGCTTACGGCTTGCTGGTCCTTGTTTTCCAGAAAGGTATCGGCGCTGACCTTTTAGGCTTCATGCAGGTTGATGTTATTGAAAGCTGGTTGCCTTTAATGCTCTTCTCCCTGTTATTCGGACTTTCAATGGACTATCAGGTGTTCCTGTTGTCCCGCATCCGTGAACGTTACCTGCAAACTGGCAACACAGCGGAGTCTATCGCCTTCGGTCTGTCATCAACTGGCAAATTGATCACCGGCGCCGCCCTTATTATGGTCGCTGTCTTCGGGGGGTTTGCCCTGGGTGATATGGTGATGTTCCAACAAATGGGCTTCGGTTTGGCGATTGCAGTGTTCGTTGATGCCACCCTCGTCCGCTCTGTTTTGGTCCCCGCAACAATGAGTCTCTTAGGCGACCGGAACTGGTATCTGCCTAAATGGCTCAACTGGTTACCGAATCTAAGCATCGGTGAAGAAACGACCGCGGAATATGCTCCAACCGAGCATTACCATGCACCAAAACGCAACCACGGGATCGGTGGGTTGGTGCCGTCTCCGGTTCCGATTCCAGTAAATGTCGAGGAAACTATAGATTATAGAAGTTAA
- a CDS encoding universal stress protein, which produces MYKKILVPLDGSSTAEVVLPHAKALAYSEGAEIVLLNVASNPAQEFAFEDPSIAGYSVAQQGERASKYMAKVCDDIKSAGFKVSCHLREGSAANTILMVSEEMNVDVIAMSTHGRNWPASWLIGSVAERVVRHSKVPVMMIRAPEKK; this is translated from the coding sequence ATGTACAAGAAAATTTTGGTACCGCTGGACGGGTCCAGTACAGCCGAGGTTGTATTACCTCATGCCAAAGCATTAGCTTATTCTGAAGGCGCTGAAATTGTACTTTTGAATGTAGCGTCAAACCCTGCGCAGGAATTTGCCTTCGAAGATCCATCAATTGCAGGCTATTCCGTGGCACAGCAAGGGGAGAGAGCTTCTAAATACATGGCAAAGGTTTGCGATGATATAAAATCAGCTGGGTTTAAAGTATCGTGTCATTTGCGTGAAGGCTCAGCAGCCAACACCATTCTCATGGTTTCAGAAGAAATGAATGTTGATGTTATCGCAATGTCTACCCATGGTCGCAATTGGCCCGCCAGCTGGTTGATCGGCAGTGTAGCTGAGCGAGTTGTACGTCACTCCAAAGTGCCAGTGATGATGATCCGGGCACCAGAGAAAAAATAA
- a CDS encoding putative two-component system sensor kinase, translated as MKEILCVGIDRTEQKRSEKTLATQAWQQAVADERNRLARDLHDAVSQTLFSASIISEVLPKIWDKNPDEGRRRLEEVRQLTRGALAEMRSLLFELRPSALAESELENLIHQLAESITGRWRIPVAVTIRGKCAEPPSDVKMALYRIVQESLNNIAKHSGASHAEVSLECSNHSITLNIIDNGHGFDPDTSAHTSLGLGIMKERAININADLQIKSIPDKGTEITVIWSDEHKEELK; from the coding sequence CTGAAGGAGATTCTTTGTGTCGGTATTGATCGTACCGAACAAAAACGCAGTGAAAAGACGTTGGCCACCCAGGCTTGGCAACAGGCCGTTGCGGATGAGCGTAATCGTTTAGCACGCGACCTGCATGACGCGGTAAGCCAAACATTGTTTTCAGCAAGCATTATTTCCGAAGTCCTTCCTAAAATCTGGGATAAAAATCCCGATGAAGGACGCCGCCGACTGGAAGAGGTCAGGCAATTAACGCGTGGCGCCCTGGCGGAGATGCGCTCACTCTTATTTGAATTGAGACCTTCGGCTTTAGCTGAATCCGAACTGGAAAATCTTATCCATCAGCTTGCCGAATCCATTACAGGAAGGTGGCGCATTCCCGTCGCTGTTACAATTCGTGGTAAATGTGCCGAACCACCATCTGATGTAAAAATGGCGCTCTACCGTATCGTTCAGGAATCACTTAATAATATTGCCAAACATTCGGGAGCCTCCCATGCAGAGGTCAGCTTAGAATGCTCGAATCACTCAATCACACTGAACATCATTGATAATGGTCATGGGTTTGACCCTGACACGTCGGCTCATACCAGTTTAGGATTAGGGATTATGAAGGAACGGGCTATTAACATTAATGCGGATCTACAAATAAAAAGTATTCCCGATAAAGGCACCGAAATTACTGTTATCTGGAGCGATGAACATAAAGAGGAGTTGAAATGA
- a CDS encoding glutamine synthetase type I: MAKTRSESIEYVLKIAKDKKVKFIRLWFTDILGQLKSFAITVNELQGALEEGMGFDGSSIEGYARIDESDMMALPDPDTFRILPWRTNKDEHNVARMFCDIKKPGGEQFAGDPRYVLKRVLKEAADLGYTYYVGPELEYFYFKDEKKDQKSTEFVDNGGYFDLTPRDVASDWRRETVLTLEDMGIDVEYSHHEVAPSQHEIDIRYRDALTMADNVMTYRLVVKEIALKNGIYASFMPKPVFGQNGSGMHCHQSLFKGERNSFFDVADPYHLSDTARHYIAGILKHAPEFCAVTNQWVNSYKRLVPGYEAPVYISWARRNRSDLVRVPEYRPGKENATRIELRSPDPACNPYLAFAVMLAAGLEGIKNKYEVPKPVEENVYEMSEKERQARGIETLPGSLEEAIKLLEKSDLMRKTLGDHVFEAFVANKKIEWNQYQAYVTDWERERYLPIL, translated from the coding sequence TTGGCTAAGACCCGGTCAGAGTCCATTGAATATGTCCTGAAGATAGCAAAGGATAAGAAGGTTAAATTTATCAGATTGTGGTTCACTGATATTCTGGGGCAGCTTAAAAGTTTTGCCATCACCGTCAATGAACTGCAAGGTGCACTGGAAGAGGGGATGGGGTTTGATGGGTCATCAATAGAAGGTTACGCCCGAATTGATGAAAGCGATATGATGGCCTTACCCGACCCCGACACCTTTAGAATTTTGCCCTGGCGGACTAACAAGGATGAACATAATGTCGCCAGAATGTTTTGCGACATCAAGAAACCGGGCGGAGAGCAGTTTGCGGGCGACCCCAGGTATGTGTTGAAACGGGTACTAAAGGAAGCGGCTGACCTGGGCTATACCTACTATGTCGGCCCCGAGCTGGAGTATTTTTATTTCAAGGATGAGAAAAAAGATCAGAAAAGTACCGAGTTTGTTGACAACGGGGGCTACTTTGATCTGACACCTCGCGATGTAGCTTCTGACTGGCGCAGAGAGACTGTCCTTACATTAGAGGATATGGGTATTGATGTGGAGTATTCTCATCATGAAGTGGCACCATCGCAGCATGAAATTGATATTCGTTACCGCGATGCCCTGACTATGGCTGATAATGTTATGACCTACCGGCTGGTGGTCAAAGAGATCGCCTTAAAAAACGGTATTTATGCCTCGTTTATGCCCAAGCCGGTTTTCGGTCAAAATGGATCCGGTATGCATTGCCATCAATCTCTGTTCAAAGGTGAACGGAACTCATTTTTTGACGTCGCCGATCCTTACCACTTGTCTGATACGGCACGGCATTATATCGCCGGTATCTTGAAGCACGCCCCCGAGTTCTGCGCCGTGACCAACCAATGGGTGAATTCCTACAAGCGCCTGGTGCCCGGATACGAGGCGCCGGTATATATTTCCTGGGCCCGGCGTAACCGCTCCGATCTGGTCAGGGTTCCCGAGTACCGGCCCGGTAAAGAAAATGCCACCCGGATTGAACTGAGGTCTCCAGATCCAGCCTGCAACCCGTATCTGGCTTTTGCCGTGATGCTCGCAGCAGGCTTGGAAGGCATCAAAAATAAATATGAGGTGCCTAAACCGGTAGAAGAGAACGTTTATGAAATGAGTGAAAAGGAGCGGCAGGCAAGGGGTATTGAAACACTGCCGGGCAGCCTCGAAGAAGCTATCAAACTGCTGGAGAAAAGTGATCTAATGCGTAAAACTCTGGGAGATCATGTTTTTGAGGCATTTGTTGCCAATAAAAAAATTGAATGGAATCAATACCAGGCCTACGTCACCGATTGGGAACGAGAAAGGTACCTGCCAATTTTGTAG
- a CDS encoding isochorismatase: MLRIDDTLLVVIDVQEKLFRVIPDKDILLAHLQKLIRGCAILEIPVIVTEQNPAGLGATVAELAGLLSDSSRITKFTFSCCAESSFMDQLAATGRKQILICGIESHICVFQTTSDLLSQGYETHVITDCVASRTHDNKELALNRLNAEGAKLTGVEMALFELLRTAKAEQFKSISSLIK, encoded by the coding sequence ATGCTAAGAATTGATGACACCCTGCTAGTGGTGATAGATGTACAGGAAAAGCTGTTCCGTGTAATACCTGATAAGGATATTCTTTTAGCACATTTACAAAAGTTGATCCGTGGTTGTGCTATTCTTGAAATCCCGGTTATCGTAACTGAGCAGAATCCTGCGGGTCTGGGGGCTACAGTCGCTGAATTAGCGGGGCTACTATCAGACTCATCCCGGATCACTAAATTCACCTTCAGTTGCTGTGCAGAATCCTCATTTATGGATCAATTGGCGGCAACCGGACGAAAACAGATACTAATCTGCGGCATTGAGAGCCATATCTGCGTTTTTCAAACAACAAGCGATCTATTGAGCCAGGGTTATGAAACCCATGTCATCACTGATTGTGTCGCGTCCAGAACTCATGACAACAAAGAACTTGCGCTAAACAGGCTCAACGCAGAAGGGGCAAAATTGACCGGCGTGGAGATGGCCCTTTTTGAATTACTGCGGACGGCCAAGGCAGAACAGTTTAAATCAATCAGTTCTCTTATCAAATAG
- a CDS encoding D-glycerate 2-kinase: protein MIIKNWNNLGTTPARRRALDIIEAGIVRVLPQRLLEDSLKFDALNHSLTIMGDEYRLSSGRLFIIGGGKAAGAMAEAVEDIIAPSLIEAGLVVTKGGEYHTQRLKTLIAGHPIPDDRGAQAVSEILKLKTDFCIGEDDLVLCLISGGASALMPAPVPCVSLSDKQITTGLLIHSMARIEEINVVRKHLSLVKGGKLGQYFAPATVISLIISDVVGNDTRSIASGMTVADPSTFGDAIAILEKYGIIGHVPASVTRHLEKGLNGVEQETPKELANCRNYIIGDNRMALEAMATSATGMGLEPYIGTSEQTGDTTVVASERAAQFIGGKYAGYDVVLLGGETTLKVSQKAGSGGRNQHYAALSMLAFSDYTTPWLVASIGTDGTDYLPDVAGAIVDQESLISVRRQGLDIKSYLDNFDSNGLMKRIGHSLVFTGETGTNVGDIMLYMR from the coding sequence TTGATTATCAAAAATTGGAACAACCTTGGAACAACACCTGCCCGCCGCCGTGCTCTTGACATAATCGAAGCCGGTATTGTGCGGGTGTTGCCACAACGTCTTCTTGAAGACTCCCTGAAATTTGATGCATTAAATCATTCTCTTACGATAATGGGCGATGAATATCGGCTGAGTAGTGGCCGTTTGTTTATTATCGGCGGCGGTAAGGCGGCTGGTGCGATGGCTGAAGCAGTAGAAGACATTATTGCTCCGAGTTTAATTGAGGCCGGTTTAGTCGTTACCAAGGGTGGTGAATACCACACACAACGCCTTAAAACGTTAATTGCCGGACATCCAATTCCGGATGACCGTGGCGCACAGGCGGTTTCTGAGATACTAAAGTTAAAAACTGATTTTTGTATCGGGGAAGATGATCTGGTTCTTTGTCTCATATCTGGTGGCGCTTCAGCTTTAATGCCAGCGCCGGTACCTTGTGTTTCCTTAAGTGATAAACAAATTACCACCGGATTGCTAATACACTCCATGGCTAGGATTGAAGAGATAAATGTGGTAAGGAAGCATTTGTCACTGGTGAAGGGTGGTAAACTGGGGCAGTATTTCGCTCCGGCAACTGTAATCTCGCTTATTATCTCTGATGTGGTCGGTAACGATACAAGATCCATTGCGTCGGGTATGACAGTAGCCGACCCGTCAACATTCGGTGACGCCATAGCCATACTCGAAAAATATGGAATAATAGGTCATGTACCGGCGAGTGTCACAAGGCATTTGGAAAAAGGACTGAACGGGGTAGAGCAGGAAACACCAAAAGAACTGGCTAACTGCCGGAACTATATCATCGGTGATAATCGCATGGCGCTGGAGGCAATGGCAACCTCGGCCACCGGTATGGGACTGGAGCCTTATATCGGAACTTCCGAACAAACCGGTGATACCACGGTGGTAGCTTCTGAACGAGCGGCTCAATTCATTGGCGGGAAGTATGCCGGTTATGATGTTGTCCTGTTAGGTGGCGAAACGACGCTGAAAGTATCACAAAAGGCTGGAAGTGGCGGCCGTAATCAGCACTATGCCGCGTTATCAATGTTGGCGTTTTCAGATTACACCACCCCCTGGTTGGTTGCCAGCATTGGAACAGATGGAACCGATTACTTGCCTGATGTTGCAGGGGCAATAGTTGATCAGGAGTCTTTAATTTCAGTTCGGCGCCAGGGACTAGACATAAAGTCATATCTGGATAACTTCGATAGCAACGGGTTAATGAAAAGAATTGGGCACTCGCTTGTCTTTACTGGAGAGACGGGCACCAACGTGGGCGACATAATGCTTTATATGCGCTGA
- a CDS encoding mannosyl-3-phosphoglycerate phosphatase has translation MRLERTRQTEHIGSVSIYGVRRVLELDSGAKNPQINENAEVQKIEREAIDEIEKKMVIVLPIKNEDVKVFEGVLSAMPHDCFIIVLSNSQRGEIDTFRVEQDILSRFCQTTKRQAMIVHQKDQVVASAVSAANYPEILGEDGLIRDGKSEGMILGILMAKLLGKEYIGFIDTDNYIPGAALEYVKHYAAAFSLAKTPYVMTRIQWRYKPKIMGELYFKKWGRVSEITNKHLNNLVSAMGKFETDVVKTGNAGEHAMSLALAERLNYGTGYAVETEEIISILEQFTGMLPITNKDASEKGVEVFQTETVNPHLHADKGDEHIVLEMMQPSLSVIYHSPLCQENTKEAIINELVEAGAIEAGQEPPKVKLMPPPQQADMARFSGALSADLYRFFVPEGLPLPISGNRNLSEEVKKVIFTDLDGTMLHPATYSYTPVLGTLRQIQSKNIPLIFCSSKTRAEQEMLRQELGIGDPFITENGAAVFIPKGYFHRPYSYDKVVGDYTVIEFGMPYTEVNHKLGQVLEEVREGLLRNAWLGSLTVSCFGDMSIEEVAMETGLNLKAAEMAKRREYSETMKVQGGRQAVELLLSELKKAGLNHAFGGRFYTVSGGNDKGKAVKILTEIYKLNFGAVMTFGIGDSENDAPMLAAVDRPMQVQNQSQRWVKLKVPQMAFIKGIGPEGWSRGIAELLT, from the coding sequence ATGCGTTTAGAAAGAACGCGCCAAACTGAACATATAGGTTCTGTATCTATTTATGGCGTGCGCCGTGTATTGGAACTTGATTCCGGAGCCAAGAATCCTCAGATTAATGAAAACGCCGAAGTGCAGAAGATAGAACGTGAAGCCATCGATGAGATTGAAAAAAAGATGGTTATCGTTCTCCCGATCAAAAATGAGGACGTCAAGGTTTTCGAAGGTGTGTTGTCTGCCATGCCCCACGATTGTTTTATCATCGTTCTGTCCAATAGCCAGCGTGGCGAGATAGATACCTTCAGAGTAGAGCAGGATATTCTAAGCCGTTTCTGCCAGACTACCAAGCGGCAGGCGATGATTGTTCATCAAAAAGATCAGGTGGTTGCCAGTGCCGTGTCCGCAGCCAATTATCCCGAGATACTGGGTGAAGATGGATTGATCAGGGACGGCAAGAGTGAAGGGATGATCCTGGGAATCCTGATGGCTAAGCTGCTGGGCAAAGAATACATTGGTTTTATTGATACCGATAATTATATACCGGGTGCGGCGCTGGAGTATGTTAAACATTACGCCGCGGCTTTCAGTCTGGCCAAGACCCCATATGTGATGACCCGCATTCAGTGGCGCTATAAACCAAAGATTATGGGTGAACTGTATTTCAAGAAATGGGGGCGCGTCTCGGAGATCACCAACAAGCATCTCAATAATCTGGTTTCGGCCATGGGGAAATTCGAAACGGATGTAGTTAAGACCGGTAATGCCGGTGAACATGCCATGAGCCTGGCGCTGGCAGAACGTCTGAATTACGGCACCGGTTATGCTGTTGAGACTGAAGAGATTATCTCCATTCTGGAACAATTCACCGGCATGCTACCGATTACTAATAAAGATGCCTCGGAAAAAGGGGTGGAGGTGTTTCAAACCGAAACAGTCAACCCTCATCTTCATGCCGATAAAGGGGATGAACACATTGTTCTGGAGATGATGCAACCCAGTTTGTCGGTTATCTATCACAGCCCGCTGTGTCAGGAGAATACCAAGGAAGCGATTATAAATGAACTGGTCGAAGCCGGTGCCATTGAGGCCGGACAGGAACCCCCGAAGGTGAAACTTATGCCGCCGCCGCAACAAGCTGATATGGCTCGTTTTTCCGGGGCATTAAGCGCTGATTTATATCGATTCTTTGTACCTGAAGGACTGCCGCTGCCGATCAGCGGCAACCGAAACCTGAGTGAAGAGGTCAAGAAGGTCATATTTACCGATTTGGATGGGACGATGCTGCATCCGGCGACATATTCTTATACTCCGGTACTGGGAACATTGCGGCAGATTCAGTCTAAAAATATCCCCCTTATTTTCTGTTCATCCAAGACGCGCGCTGAACAGGAAATGCTGCGGCAGGAACTGGGTATCGGCGATCCTTTTATCACTGAGAACGGGGCAGCGGTATTTATTCCGAAGGGGTATTTCCACCGGCCTTATTCTTATGACAAAGTAGTGGGGGATTATACGGTTATTGAGTTTGGGATGCCTTATACTGAGGTAAATCACAAGCTGGGGCAGGTGCTTGAGGAGGTGCGTGAGGGATTACTTAGAAACGCCTGGCTGGGCAGCCTGACTGTCAGCTGCTTTGGCGATATGAGTATTGAAGAAGTGGCCATGGAGACCGGACTGAATCTAAAAGCGGCCGAGATGGCTAAGCGGCGTGAATATTCCGAGACGATGAAAGTTCAGGGCGGCCGTCAGGCGGTGGAATTGCTCTTGAGTGAACTCAAGAAAGCTGGATTAAATCACGCTTTTGGGGGCCGTTTCTATACAGTCTCCGGCGGTAACGATAAAGGCAAGGCGGTTAAGATATTGACCGAAATATATAAACTCAACTTTGGTGCAGTGATGACCTTCGGTATCGGTGACTCAGAGAACGATGCCCCGATGCTGGCCGCGGTCGATAGGCCGATGCAGGTGCAGAACCAGTCTCAACGCTGGGTTAAGCTCAAGGTTCCGCAAATGGCATTCATCAAAGGAATTGGCCCGGAGGGCTGGAGCCGCGGCATTGCGGAATTGTTGACATAA
- the varR gene encoding two component transcriptional regulator VraR, which translates to MLLAEEGFEMVGEAADGAEAIRQCDRLKPDVVLMDLLMPIMDGVTATKVIHERWPDLKIVILTSFKEKEQVDGALKAGAMSYLLKTVTAGELIATIRGAVIGQSKLSSEATQVLIQEMRNPTARDYDLTAREKEILSLMVEGLPNTAIAQNLGVSPSTTKFHVSNILSKLGVTSRTEAVSQALKQKLIKI; encoded by the coding sequence ATGCTTTTGGCTGAAGAAGGTTTTGAAATGGTTGGCGAAGCCGCCGACGGCGCTGAAGCAATACGGCAATGTGACCGACTGAAACCCGATGTGGTGCTTATGGACCTGTTGATGCCGATCATGGATGGAGTAACGGCCACCAAAGTAATCCACGAACGCTGGCCGGATCTCAAGATCGTTATTCTCACCAGCTTCAAAGAAAAAGAGCAGGTTGATGGAGCTTTGAAAGCAGGGGCAATGAGTTACCTGCTGAAAACAGTCACAGCCGGTGAACTGATAGCCACCATTCGTGGTGCAGTCATCGGTCAATCAAAACTCTCTTCCGAAGCCACCCAGGTTCTAATTCAAGAAATGCGCAACCCCACCGCCCGTGATTATGACCTCACAGCCCGGGAAAAAGAAATTCTGTCACTGATGGTCGAAGGTCTCCCCAACACAGCTATCGCGCAAAACTTAGGCGTTTCACCTTCCACCACTAAATTTCACGTCAGCAATATTCTATCAAAACTTGGCGTTACCAGCCGTACCGAAGCTGTTTCTCAGGCTCTTAAACAAAAACTAATCAAAATTTAA
- a CDS encoding glutamine synthetase type I — MKPAEIDQYCKEKGIQIVDFKFNDLPGLWQHFSIPVTELGDDIWSEGIGFDGSSIRGFQAINESDMLLMPDPDTAIFDPMLEVPTLSIICDIFDPTSGKPYSRDPRFIAKKAEGYLKSSGIADVSYWGPEMEFFIFDNVQFEQNEHTAYYNVDSVEGSWNTARVENSDNDGNSHNLGYKPRYKEGYFPVPPLDSLQDLRSRIILKMMETGIPVEVHHHEVATAGQCEIDMRFGPMVKMADQMQWYKYIVKNMCKKEGKVATFMPKPLFKDNGSGMHVHQSLWKNGTNLFFDKDGYALLSETAIHYIGGLLKHADALMAICAPTTNSYKRLVPGYEAPVNLVYSARNRSASVRIPMYNSNPKSKRLEFRCPDNTANGYMAMAAMLMAGLDGIQNKINPGKPMDMNLYDLPKSQAAKIRTVPSSLEAALDALEKDHDFLLKGNVFTKDVIDVWINYKRTQEVDAIRLRPHPWEFHMYFDI, encoded by the coding sequence TTGAAACCAGCAGAAATTGATCAGTATTGCAAAGAAAAAGGCATCCAGATCGTCGATTTCAAATTCAATGATCTACCTGGTCTTTGGCAGCATTTTTCCATCCCGGTAACCGAACTAGGTGATGATATCTGGTCGGAAGGCATCGGCTTCGATGGTTCTTCCATCCGGGGTTTTCAGGCTATCAATGAGAGCGACATGCTCCTTATGCCAGACCCCGACACAGCCATCTTCGATCCGATGTTGGAAGTACCCACTTTATCCATCATCTGCGATATTTTTGACCCCACTTCAGGTAAACCATACTCACGTGACCCGCGTTTCATTGCCAAGAAGGCTGAAGGCTACCTCAAGAGCAGCGGCATCGCCGATGTCAGCTATTGGGGTCCCGAGATGGAATTCTTCATTTTTGACAACGTACAGTTTGAACAAAACGAGCACACTGCCTATTACAACGTGGATTCGGTTGAAGGTTCTTGGAATACTGCCCGTGTCGAAAACTCTGACAATGATGGTAATTCTCATAATCTAGGCTACAAACCGCGCTACAAAGAAGGTTATTTCCCCGTACCTCCACTTGATTCGCTGCAGGACCTCCGTAGCCGCATCATCCTCAAGATGATGGAAACCGGGATTCCCGTTGAGGTTCATCATCATGAGGTCGCCACCGCCGGTCAATGCGAGATTGACATGCGCTTTGGGCCAATGGTCAAGATGGCCGATCAGATGCAATGGTACAAATACATCGTTAAGAATATGTGCAAAAAAGAGGGCAAAGTAGCCACTTTCATGCCAAAACCCCTATTCAAAGATAACGGTTCCGGCATGCACGTTCACCAGTCCCTCTGGAAAAATGGTACAAATCTATTCTTTGACAAAGATGGCTACGCGCTCCTTAGTGAAACCGCTATTCACTACATCGGCGGCCTCTTGAAGCACGCTGACGCTTTGATGGCCATCTGCGCCCCCACTACCAACTCTTACAAGCGCCTGGTGCCCGGGTATGAAGCTCCGGTCAATCTGGTCTATTCTGCCCGCAACCGCTCTGCATCGGTCCGTATCCCGATGTACAACTCTAACCCCAAGTCCAAACGTCTGGAATTCCGCTGCCCGGACAACACTGCTAACGGCTATATGGCTATGGCGGCAATGCTGATGGCAGGCCTGGATGGTATCCAGAACAAGATAAATCCCGGCAAACCAATGGATATGAACCTGTACGATCTGCCCAAATCTCAGGCCGCCAAAATACGAACCGTCCCATCTTCTCTTGAAGCCGCCTTGGACGCTTTAGAGAAAGATCATGACTTCCTTCTAAAAGGCAATGTTTTCACCAAGGATGTCATTGATGTATGGATAAACTATAAGCGGACACAGGAAGTGGATGCTATCCGCCTCCGGCCGCATCCGTGGGAATTCCATATGTACTTTGATATCTAG